GAAGACTGGATTCAAGGACTTCATAAAGCAGCTGCCTCGTCGTAACACCTTGCGCCGTTCTGCCAAAGACCCCAAAGGCTCATTGGATAGGGACAGCAGGGTAAAACCGTCCCAACAAACAGAAGTAAGGATGTGTTATTTGTATTAGACACCCAATAAAGACCAGTCACGTTTTAATTGTTGATTTAAGATAAGCAGCAGTCCAGATACATGTAGGCATTgttacaattaaataaaatgcaatgtaTATAGGACTTGTAGCCATAGCTAACTTGCATTCCGTGTCCCTGGTTAGGCTTTTTAGGATAAAATAGTAATAAAACACTCTAATACAGGCATagagacaaacaataaaacaaacagataaacagtaattcaaacaacaaagactgaaaacaacaattaaGAACTtcaagagggaaaagaaaatatgtatgCTATGTAAACCCATGTATCTCCGTGTTCAcagatttgcttttgtttaagCCATACTTTTATCTTAGTATTGAAAGCTTTAAAATCAGGTAgtgtttgtatttctgacagCAGGGTATTCCAAATCTGTGGGCCTTTAACTTAGAAAGAGAATACCTGCCGGGTCTCCACTAACTTCTCCCCTTGTGCATTCCTCTTTCACCGCCCTAGAGGCCTGGCCAAACCAGCATTCATAACAGCTACATTTTGGGCACAATCAATTCATTTCAGCAGAACTGCTGCGATTGGTGGATCGGCTTGCAGAGGCGCAGAAAAGAATTTCAGCTTTGGTGAACATTGGCTTTCAAAATTGGCCAACATCTTGACTTTTGAGGGAACAAAGAGCTGGAGAGTCCAAAAACAGAGGAAGCTATCATATTAGCTGTGTCACACCATCCATCTTTTATATAGCCCTTATCTGAGTAACTGCTCGTCAGAGTGGTCTGCAGTTGTGACATAACAGTTGATGGGACAAATATGTCTCTTGAAAAATTGTGTGTTAGAAGTTAgtggtgtgtttacatttagtgtAATATTTTTTACGTTCTAGAACATTTTAAACTACTCCCACAGTAACTCATATTTCTCTGTATTGTATTTATACCTCATGGACTTATCTGTGTAATATATCTAATATAGTATATCTAATATATACTTATATGGTGTATATTTCTCATGTGATATCAGTATGATATTAAAGGGACTGTCAGTCTCCCCAGATATCTGGGAAGAGATTAGTTTGCCATTTGGTAAATGTGGTGGTAGTAGTCAGGCGAAATATAcataacacacccacacacccacatcaCCACACCCTTAATGTTAAGCAGAGGAACCTTTTCCCACAGGATGGTGTCATATCCCACTCCTCTACATCAGAAGAAGATGACAGTGAGAAGAAGCCGCAGAAGAAGCTGAACCAAAAGAGGATCAGGAAAAAGCTCTCCAAGTTCTTCAGGTTGAAGTTAGACAATTcgaaggagaaagaggggcCCATATCTCATCCTCAGAGGCCTTGCACCTTGTCGATCGACAAAGAACCAGAGCCCTCAACGGCCATCGTCTCTCCCAGTAAGCTCCACAAACCAGCTTCAGCTGTACCTGTAGTTGGTCATAACTGGCTGCTAAGCCTTaagttaaaatgttaatgtggaATTTTTCATTGCTTTGAATCTGCGTTGTGGTTCATGTTGATATAGACCACCCTCCTGAGTTCTATGATGAAGTAGCAGAGAAGCTGGAAAAGATCGCCCAGAAGTCCACCAGTATAAAGAAACTGAGTCCCACAGCCCAGCCGTCACCaggtaatcacacacacacacacacacacacacacacacacaattcaatCCAATTAGAAGAATTGGCTGTAGAAGAAGTGGCTGTTTATACCAATTTACAGAACATAATACAAGTTAAGCTGGCCCCACAGTAGAGATCATTGGGCAGATTTTGGGTCCCGATTCTCCCCTCCCGATAATTGCAAACATGTTGTGATGTTTACGACTTGAAATCCTGTAGTGGAACAGCAATGAAATTTTGAGCAGAAGCCCGCAACAGTCAATGAGAGACTGGGAAGTGTCACCGAGTCTGAAGTCCCGTTTGATCACGCGAGTTTCTGCAAGACACCAAGTCACTGGAATCGCCACTCTGAAATAGTTTAGTATGAATGCAGAGTGTGGGGTCCTGCGTCTTGACTGAATTGtccggtgtgtttgtgttctcacGATTAAATGTTCAACATCAGTTCAATCTGTTCCTACGTCTGTGGTCTCCCACGTTTTTGAAACAAGTTCATATTTGAAAACCCTCTGGTGTGCACGAGACATTAGGTAACTAGCTATAGTTAAGCCattagttagtcagtcagtttaGATTTTACTTTGAAGCTCTCAATAACTTCCAATGAGTTTAGCTTTAATACCACCTAATAAAGGCAGCACCAACAATATGTAGCATAGGCCTAAACACAGATTGGTACAAAATGAAGTGGAGGGATCACActcaataatcaatatttatactaaataacataatttaattgaattaattataGGTGATTATAATTAAGGTATGATGTAACCATCTGCAACATTAGATACAGTATGATCGTATAAACGCTTCACCAAACTGTTTTCTTAGCGTTTCTATCATCATTTAACTAATTCACTGTTTAAATCTGCTCTGCACCATCCAGACAACAACATGGAGAAACTCTCTGTATTTTTTGTTGAGCTGCTGTCGTCATGCCGTCACCGTGATTAGCGCAGCCGTTTCAGAGCGATGAGGCCAGTgatgtgactgactgagagtgtatttattacatcacatataaaaaaaatgtgctccCTGCACTACTGACGCTTCAAACAAAATGGCCGCTCCACAGCATGTGGCCATTTAAAACGCTTTACCCCATACACCAATAGGAAGCAGTGTTTTTTCAACTAAATGACTACTGGGGCCAGAATACACTCTATTGTGATCCATTACCCAAACTGGACTACTGCTGGTTTGTATTTCGACTTCTCACTGGTACCCGAGGACCAAGCTGACATCAATGAGCAGGCTACTTCGGTTGGAAACTAGCCAAAAAAAGTATAGTATAGACACCAACTAAGAGCTGTAGGACCCACGTTCACTGACTGTAAAGTTGTTGCTCCTTTCTTTCAacagtgtgtgagaaagagacagtggTGCGGCAGCTTGTTCAGGTGCTCTCTTTGGAGGGAGATTCTATTAACACTAAGGTAGGTAGTGGTTCATCATAAGGTCCACAGCTTTTTATGCTTTGCCACCTACCATGTGCATGTACTGAAAACTGTAGAAAAAGCAACAATCAAGGATGTAATCTCGCACGTGTGCTCATCTTGCGTGCATGTGTAAACCGGCACTGCCTATATTATTTACAGATCCAGTCGAACCCCTTCCTGCGCTCCAGCTTGAATCGTCTTTCCTATGCATCATTTGCCAAGCTTCTAGACGTTTTCTGCAGCGGTGAGGTATCGGAGGCACCAGCCCTGGCGCCAAGTGCTAGTCCCACACTGCGCCGCA
The sequence above is a segment of the Enoplosus armatus isolate fEnoArm2 chromosome 17, fEnoArm2.hap1, whole genome shotgun sequence genome. Coding sequences within it:
- the bcl2l12 gene encoding uncharacterized protein bcl2l12, translated to MSESADRSSSVSSISSISLLEIKAETHLVLKAFLHRTLSTPLPERPGRVGGAYRDHNKYSSKPQPKAKEVWDSQAEDVSSADEKKTGFKDFIKQLPRRNTLRRSAKDPKGSLDRDSRVKPSQQTEDGVISHSSTSEEDDSEKKPQKKLNQKRIRKKLSKFFRLKLDNSKEKEGPISHPQRPCTLSIDKEPEPSTAIVSPNHPPEFYDEVAEKLEKIAQKSTSIKKLSPTAQPSPVCEKETVVRQLVQVLSLEGDSINTKIQSNPFLRSSLNRLSYASFAKLLDVFCSGEVSEAPALAPSASPTLRRMAVTMEVSRRIVTATGTQRIQGYAECYMENFAPWVKSQGGWENVVDLEEPVEYD